Proteins co-encoded in one Alphaproteobacteria bacterium genomic window:
- the odhB gene encoding 2-oxoglutarate dehydrogenase complex dihydrolipoyllysine-residue succinyltransferase, producing MATKDIVVPTLGESVSEATIAKWFKKVGDAVKVDEPLCELETDKVTVEVPSPAAGALKEILAAEGSNVGVGAILGKIEVGASGAVSAAAPAAAPAPAPAKAAAPVAAPAAANGPAVTKMLAENPQVNPASISASGKDGRITKGDVITALEGDGMGTSGAAAGPREERVKMTKLRQTIARRLKDSQNTAAILTTFNEIDMTNVIALRNEYKDEFEKKHGIKLGFMGFFIKAAVNALKQVPAVNAEIAGDDIIYKNYYDIGVAVGGAQGLVVPVVRDCDKKSLAQIEADIAMYADKARSGTLSMAEMTGGTFTVSNGGVYGSLMSTPIVNPPQSGILGMHKTEERPVAVNGQVVIRPMMYVALSYDHRIIDGRESVTFLVKVKQAIEDPRRLLLGL from the coding sequence ATGGCAACCAAGGATATCGTCGTTCCAACTTTGGGCGAGTCGGTGAGTGAAGCGACCATCGCCAAATGGTTCAAAAAAGTGGGCGACGCAGTGAAAGTCGATGAGCCGCTTTGTGAGCTCGAAACCGATAAGGTGACCGTTGAGGTACCATCACCTGCTGCTGGCGCGCTGAAGGAAATTCTCGCTGCGGAAGGTAGCAATGTTGGCGTTGGCGCGATTTTGGGTAAAATTGAAGTGGGCGCTTCTGGCGCTGTAAGTGCGGCAGCACCTGCTGCGGCTCCCGCCCCTGCCCCTGCGAAAGCGGCAGCACCTGTTGCTGCGCCTGCTGCGGCAAATGGCCCTGCAGTAACCAAGATGCTGGCAGAGAATCCGCAAGTGAATCCTGCAAGCATCTCCGCTTCTGGCAAAGATGGTCGCATCACCAAGGGCGACGTGATTACTGCGCTTGAGGGCGATGGTATGGGTACGAGCGGCGCTGCTGCTGGACCACGCGAAGAGCGCGTGAAGATGACCAAATTGCGCCAGACCATTGCACGTCGTTTGAAAGATTCACAGAACACGGCGGCGATTTTGACTACGTTCAACGAAATCGACATGACGAACGTGATTGCGCTGCGCAACGAATACAAAGACGAGTTCGAAAAGAAGCACGGCATTAAGCTTGGCTTCATGGGCTTCTTCATCAAGGCTGCAGTGAACGCGCTCAAACAGGTTCCTGCAGTGAATGCGGAAATTGCTGGCGATGATATCATCTACAAAAACTACTACGATATCGGCGTTGCTGTTGGTGGTGCGCAGGGTCTTGTGGTTCCAGTAGTGCGTGATTGCGACAAAAAGTCGCTCGCACAAATCGAGGCGGATATCGCGATGTATGCTGACAAGGCACGTAGCGGCACGCTGAGCATGGCAGAAATGACGGGCGGTACCTTCACCGTTTCGAATGGTGGTGTGTATGGCTCGCTGATGTCGACGCCTATCGTCAACCCACCACAATCGGGTATTTTGGGCATGCACAAAACCGAAGAGCGCCCCGTGGCAGTGAATGGCCAAGTGGTGATTCGTCCGATGATGTATGTGGCGCTTTCGTACGACCATCGCATCATTGATGGTCGTGAGTCAGTGACCTTCCTTGTGAAGGTGAAGCAGGCGATTGAAGATCCTCGCCGCTTGTTGCTAGGTCTTTAA
- a CDS encoding dihydrolipoyl dehydrogenase, with amino-acid sequence MSENFDVVIIGGGPGGYVAAIRAAQLGLKTACVEKRGTLGGTCLNVGCIPSKVLLESSEKYHDAQHEFAKHGIDAKVSLNLKTMMGRKDEVVSSFTKGIEGLFKKNKVTYLVGHGSISGKNEVTVEGKKYGAKNIIIATGSEVTPLPGITIDEKQIVSSTGALELKEVPKKLVVIGAGVIGLELGSVWGRLGAEVTVIEYLDRITPGIDNEISKQFQKILEKQGMTFRLGKKVTAAKAGKGVELTVEDAAGGNAETVKADVLLVAVGRRPYTQNLGLESVGVKLDNRGRIEVDEHLQTNVAGIYAIGDVIAGPMLAHKAEEEGVVCVEHIAGQKPHINYDAIPGVVYTWPEVATVGKTEEQLKESGVAYKVGKFPFMANSRARGAGTPDGFVKILADAKTDKVYGCHIIGPHAGTMIHEVCIAMEFGASSEDIARTCHAHPTLNEAVKEAALAVDGRAVHI; translated from the coding sequence ATGAGCGAAAATTTTGACGTAGTGATTATTGGTGGTGGCCCTGGTGGTTATGTTGCGGCAATTCGCGCGGCGCAGTTGGGCTTGAAAACAGCATGTGTTGAAAAGCGCGGCACCCTTGGCGGAACTTGCCTTAATGTGGGCTGCATTCCGTCGAAAGTATTGCTGGAATCATCCGAAAAATATCACGACGCACAGCATGAATTCGCCAAGCACGGTATTGACGCGAAGGTGTCGCTGAACCTCAAGACCATGATGGGCCGTAAGGACGAGGTGGTGTCGAGCTTTACCAAAGGTATCGAGGGTCTTTTCAAGAAAAATAAAGTTACCTACCTAGTAGGCCATGGCAGCATTAGCGGTAAGAATGAGGTGACTGTTGAGGGCAAGAAATACGGTGCGAAGAACATCATCATCGCGACGGGTTCTGAGGTAACACCGCTTCCCGGTATTACGATTGATGAAAAACAAATCGTGTCATCTACCGGCGCGCTGGAGCTTAAGGAAGTTCCCAAGAAGCTCGTGGTGATTGGTGCGGGTGTTATCGGGCTTGAGCTTGGCTCGGTCTGGGGACGTCTGGGTGCGGAAGTAACGGTCATTGAATATCTCGACCGTATTACGCCGGGCATCGACAATGAAATCTCGAAACAGTTCCAAAAGATTCTCGAGAAGCAGGGCATGACATTCCGCCTTGGTAAGAAAGTAACTGCCGCAAAAGCAGGCAAAGGCGTTGAGCTGACCGTGGAAGACGCAGCAGGCGGCAATGCCGAGACCGTGAAGGCCGACGTGTTGCTGGTCGCAGTGGGTCGCCGCCCTTATACCCAGAATTTGGGCTTAGAGAGCGTTGGCGTGAAATTGGATAATCGTGGCCGCATCGAGGTCGACGAACATCTACAAACCAATGTTGCGGGCATCTACGCGATTGGTGACGTGATTGCAGGCCCTATGCTCGCCCACAAGGCCGAGGAAGAGGGCGTGGTGTGTGTCGAGCATATCGCAGGTCAGAAGCCGCACATTAATTACGATGCGATTCCAGGCGTGGTTTATACGTGGCCAGAAGTTGCCACCGTGGGCAAGACCGAGGAGCAGCTCAAAGAATCAGGCGTTGCCTATAAGGTCGGCAAATTCCCATTCATGGCAAACTCACGTGCACGCGGCGCGGGCACGCCAGATGGTTTTGTGAAAATTCTGGCGGATGCGAAGACCGATAAAGTCTATGGCTGCCATATCATTGGTCCACATGCGGGCACGATGATTCATGAAGTCTGCATTGCGATGGAATTTGGTGCCTCGAGCGAAGATATCGCCCGCACCTGCCACGCCCACCCAACGCTCAATGAGGCGGTTAAGGAAGCGGCGTTAGCAGTAGATGGCCGCGCCGTTCATATCTAG
- a CDS encoding 2-oxoglutarate dehydrogenase E1 component, translating to MSRETLENSYLYGANSVFIEELYKRYLANPASVDASWQKFFAALGDPSPQKPSWDKTPSAVIGQADPDAAQKADKTKGAGASPADPKAIEAAAWDAIRAQRLIRAYRVRGHLAADLDPLGLEPPKSHPDLDPATYGFTSADYDRPIYLGGTLGFERASLTEILGILRATYSSAIGFEYMHIQDPAQREWIQSRIEAAQGRPNLTKDEKKRILNTLLEVEGFEEFVQLKYTGMKRFSVQGGDAMVPGLEAILETASNLGVEEIVIGMPHRGRMNVLTTIMGKRYSELLSIFNGNLDFPESVNSSGDVKYHLGASHDRVMSNGKNLHLSLNANPSHLEAVNPVVVGRVRAKQDQKKDGVRSKVMGLTLHGDAAFAGQGSVPETLALSDLRGYRTGGTVHVIVNNQIGFTTAPRYSRFTPYPTDCAKSVQSPIFHVNGEDPEAVIFACKLATEFRQQFQRDTVVDIICYRKYGHNEGDEPMFTQPIMYKTIAQKQLPARIYAQKLIAEGTLSEDEVAAEIEKLNVHFNKEYEAGKDFKPNKANWLEGKWSGFAQPEIGLGKEPDTGVDLKKLKEIGAALTQFPQGFNINRKVERQLKAKQEMMETGEGLDWAMGEALAFGSLLKEGKPIRLTGQDSGRGTFSHRHSVFIDQETEARFEPLNHLGGEQAHYEVHDSNLSEFAVLAFEYGYSLAEPEALVLWEAQFGDFANGAQVIIDQFIASGEIKWLRMSGLVMLLPHGHEGQGPEHSSARPERFLQLCGEDNMQVCNITTPANFFHALRRQIVGRKFRKPLIVMTPKSLLRHKLATSSLKDFAPGSSFKRVIGEIDKIAADDKVKRLIFTSGKFYYELLEQRRERKADDVAIVRVEQYYPFPRNEIEEALVKYKNAEIFWAQEEPENMGAWRFIGPRIGDVLDALGRSNQRIRYVGRKEAASPAEGYMKLHQRAQAEIVEKAFAPTEDANAQKQRKKA from the coding sequence ATGTCACGCGAAACGCTTGAAAATTCCTATCTGTACGGCGCGAACTCTGTTTTTATTGAAGAGCTTTACAAGCGCTACCTTGCCAACCCTGCATCGGTAGATGCGAGCTGGCAGAAATTCTTTGCCGCGCTTGGCGACCCAAGCCCGCAAAAGCCGTCATGGGATAAAACACCCTCCGCGGTGATTGGGCAGGCAGATCCTGATGCTGCTCAAAAAGCAGATAAAACGAAAGGCGCCGGCGCCTCGCCAGCCGATCCGAAGGCGATTGAAGCGGCGGCGTGGGACGCTATTCGTGCCCAACGCTTGATTCGCGCATACCGCGTGCGCGGCCACTTGGCGGCGGATCTTGATCCGCTTGGTTTGGAGCCACCTAAGTCGCATCCTGACCTTGACCCCGCGACGTATGGATTTACCTCTGCTGATTATGATCGCCCGATTTATTTGGGCGGCACGCTCGGATTCGAGCGCGCAAGCTTGACTGAAATTCTGGGTATTCTACGTGCAACCTATTCGAGCGCGATTGGTTTCGAGTACATGCACATCCAAGATCCTGCGCAGCGCGAATGGATTCAGTCGCGCATTGAAGCCGCGCAAGGCCGCCCAAACCTCACGAAAGACGAGAAGAAGCGCATTTTGAATACGCTGCTTGAGGTTGAAGGGTTCGAAGAATTTGTGCAGCTAAAATATACGGGCATGAAGCGCTTCTCCGTGCAGGGTGGCGACGCAATGGTGCCTGGTTTGGAAGCGATTTTGGAAACAGCAAGCAATCTTGGTGTAGAAGAAATTGTTATTGGTATGCCGCACCGTGGCCGTATGAACGTACTCACCACCATCATGGGCAAGCGCTATTCGGAGCTGCTGTCGATTTTTAATGGCAACTTGGATTTCCCTGAGTCGGTCAATTCATCGGGTGATGTGAAATATCACCTTGGCGCATCGCATGATCGCGTCATGTCGAATGGTAAGAATTTGCACTTGTCGCTTAACGCCAACCCTTCGCACTTAGAGGCAGTGAACCCTGTTGTAGTGGGTAGAGTGCGTGCAAAACAGGACCAGAAAAAAGACGGTGTGCGCAGTAAAGTAATGGGCTTAACCCTGCATGGCGATGCCGCATTCGCGGGCCAAGGTTCGGTGCCAGAGACGCTCGCGCTTTCGGATTTACGCGGCTATCGCACGGGTGGCACGGTGCACGTTATCGTGAACAACCAAATTGGTTTTACCACCGCACCACGTTATTCGCGGTTTACGCCCTATCCAACGGATTGTGCGAAGTCGGTTCAATCGCCTATTTTCCATGTGAATGGTGAAGATCCAGAAGCCGTGATATTTGCATGTAAGCTGGCGACAGAATTCCGCCAACAGTTCCAGCGCGATACGGTGGTCGATATTATTTGTTACCGTAAATACGGCCATAACGAGGGTGACGAGCCGATGTTCACCCAGCCTATCATGTACAAAACCATTGCTCAAAAACAGTTACCTGCACGTATTTATGCGCAGAAATTGATCGCCGAAGGCACGCTGTCTGAAGATGAGGTGGCAGCAGAAATTGAGAAACTCAATGTGCATTTCAATAAGGAATATGAAGCAGGCAAGGACTTCAAACCCAACAAGGCAAACTGGCTTGAGGGTAAGTGGAGCGGCTTTGCGCAGCCAGAAATTGGTCTTGGCAAAGAGCCAGATACAGGCGTGGACCTCAAGAAGCTGAAAGAAATTGGCGCCGCGTTGACGCAATTCCCGCAGGGTTTCAACATTAACCGAAAAGTAGAGCGTCAGCTAAAAGCTAAGCAAGAGATGATGGAAACGGGTGAAGGCCTTGATTGGGCAATGGGCGAGGCATTGGCCTTTGGTTCGTTGCTTAAGGAAGGAAAGCCGATTCGTTTGACGGGTCAGGATTCGGGTCGCGGCACGTTCTCGCATCGCCATTCCGTATTCATCGATCAAGAAACAGAAGCGCGCTTTGAGCCGCTCAATCATTTAGGCGGTGAACAGGCGCACTACGAAGTGCATGATTCAAACCTCAGTGAGTTTGCCGTACTCGCGTTCGAGTATGGCTATTCGCTCGCCGAGCCAGAAGCGTTGGTGTTGTGGGAAGCGCAGTTCGGTGATTTCGCCAATGGCGCGCAGGTGATCATCGACCAGTTTATCGCAAGCGGTGAGATCAAGTGGCTGCGTATGTCGGGTCTCGTGATGTTACTGCCGCATGGTCATGAAGGTCAGGGTCCAGAGCATAGCTCGGCACGCCCTGAGCGTTTCTTGCAGCTTTGTGGTGAAGACAACATGCAGGTCTGCAATATCACGACGCCTGCGAACTTCTTCCATGCGTTGCGCCGCCAGATTGTAGGCCGTAAATTCCGCAAACCTTTGATTGTAATGACGCCAAAATCACTATTGCGTCACAAGCTTGCTACCAGCTCGCTCAAGGATTTTGCACCAGGCTCTAGCTTCAAGCGCGTAATCGGCGAGATCGACAAGATTGCAGCAGATGACAAAGTAAAACGCCTGATTTTCACGAGCGGTAAGTTCTATTACGAATTGCTGGAACAGCGTCGTGAGCGCAAGGCAGACGACGTCGCGATTGTGCGTGTCGAGCAGTATTATCCTTTCCCGCGCAACGAGATTGAAGAAGCGTTGGTAAAATATAAAAACGCTGAAATATTCTGGGCACAAGAAGAGCCGGAGAATATGGGTGCGTGGCGCTTTATTGGCCCACGTATCGGCGACGTGTTGGATGCATTGGGTCGTAGTAATCAGCGTATTCGTTATGTGGGCCGCAAAGAAGCCGCGTCTCCTGCAGAAGGGTACATGAAGCTGCACCAGCGCGCACAAGCTGAGATTGTCGAAAAAGCCTTCGCACCAACGGAAGATGCGAACGCACAAAAACAACGTAAGAAAGCATAG